A region of the bacterium genome:
ACTGGGCCGTAGAGGCGCTTTCGGAGAGAGGGCTTGTCGTTTCGGCGAGTGAAGAGATGCTGTCGAAGGACCGCTATCTCGCCGGAAACGACGGACGGAGGCTGGGCGAACTCCAGACCGCCCTTTCGGACCCCGAGATAAAGGCGGTATTTCTCGCGAGGGGAGGGTACGGAACACAGCGGATAATCCCCTCTCTCGACCTCCCGGCCGATGCCATTCCCAAGCCGGTGGCCGGCTTCAGCGACAACACCGCGCTCCTCGGCGCGCTCTCGGAAATATACGGCTGGGCGGTCGTCCACGGCCCCCACCCGAGGAAGGGAGGCGAGGAGGAACTCGACGAGCTTCTCGGCTGCCTCGGCTTTTTCGGGGAGCCGCGCTTGCCGGTATTCACAGGATTAAAAGCCCTGAACGGCGGGGCAGACGTTGAGGGGCCGCTCTGCGGAGGGTGCCTTTCACTTATCTCCACCTCCGTCTCTACCCCCTACGCCATTCGCGCCGGTGGAAAGATAGTCTTCATCGAAGAGGTCTGCGAGGCGGTCTACCGCATCGACAGGATGCTCCACCACCTCCTTCACTCCGGCTTTTTCGAGGGAGCGAAGGGCGTCGTCTTCGGGACGCCCGAGACCTTTATCCCCGAGGGAGGGTCAATAGAAGACCTTTACTCCCTGCTCGGCGAATTCGCGGGCAAGGCCGGAATTCCGGTCCTCACGGGGCTGCCCTGCGGCCACGTCGGGACGAACCGCCCGCTGCCTTTCGGCCCTCGTGCGCACCTCTCCCCGGCCAGGGGCGAGCTTGCCTTTCTGGAGCCGGCGGTTCGCTGATGGCAGGATTTCGCGCCGGAAGGCTGCTCTGCCTCGGCTTCGAGGGAACCTCCCTTCCCGAAGGGCTCGTAAAATTCGCCCGCGAACAGGGTCTGGGAGGGGTGATACTCTTCAGGAAAAACTGCCCCGACGCGAAGGCCGTAGCGGCGCTGACCGCCGAGGTGCGCGAGCGCCTTATAGACCCGGAGGACGGCTGGATTCCCCTCGTGGCGGTCGATCAGGAGGGCGGGCGCGTCGAGCGCATCAAAGAAGGCGTCCCCCGCGTCCCTCCGGCGAAGGAACTTTCACGCCTCGGCGACCGGGAAATTGAGGCGATCGCCTTTGCGCAGTCGAAGGCGCTGAAAAGCCTCGGAATAGACCTCAATCTCTCGCCGGTGTGCGACATCCTTCACCCCGGCGAGAGCGGGGCGATTGGCGACCGCTCCTTCGGCGAAAACCCGCGCAAGACCGCTTCGGCGGCCGCCGCCTTTTACAGGGGGATGCGAAGGGGAGGGGTCGCCGGGTGCGCCAAGCACTTTCCCGGCCACGGCGCGTCTCCGGTGGATACCCACCTCGGGCCGGGAACGGTGAACCTGCCGCTCGAAACCCTCGACGAAGATATGGAGCCCTTCCGGGCGCTGATTTACCGGGAGATCGAGGCGGTCATGGCCTGCCACCTCGCTTACCCGAAGGCCGACCCGCTTCCCGCCACCCTCTCCCCCTTCTGGTTGAAGGGAACTCTCAGGGACGGCCTGGGATTTCGCGGCGCGGTCATCTCCGACGACTTCGAGATGGGAGGGCTCAGAAAGCTCGGCCCCCTTGAGCGCCTCGCGCCAGAGTCGGTGAACGCGGGGTGCGACCTCCTCATCTTCGGCGGAATGCTGGGTGAGAAAACAGACCCGGAAACCATAGCTAAAGCCCTCTCGGAGAACGTTTCCCCGGCGCGATTCGGCGAGGCTGTCGAAAGAATATGGAAAATACGCCCCTCCCCGATACTCTGACCGTCCGGCGCCTCCTTCCCGGCGGCGGTGAGGTCTCCATCACCCCTCTCCACGGCGACGGCTCCTCGCGGAGCTATTACCGCGTGGCGTCGGAAGGGAGCGTCTTCATCCTCCAGAAGGGGACGAATCCGAAGGAGGACGCGGCCTGGCTCCGGATAAACCGCCACCTCCGGGAGCGCGGAATCCGCGTGCCGGAGGTCGTCGGCTCGGACCCCGAAAACGGACTCATCCTCATGGAGGACCTCGGGCAGGAGAGCCTCTTTTGCCTCGCAAAAGCCGCGAAGAGCGAAGAGGAGCTTGAAACCCTCTACCTGCCGGTGCTTTCGCTGCTGGTAAGGATGCAGACCGAAGGGGCGATGGGGTTTTCGGCAGAGGTCGGGTTCTCCGAGCCCTACGGGTTCGATCTGATGGTCAATATGGAAGGCGGGTATTTCTGCCGGGAATTCGTCTCGAATCTGCTCGGCCTGGAGGCGGATGAAAAGGTCTGCGGCGATATCGAAAGACTCGCCCGCGAAGCGTTGAAGGCTCCCGGCGGCTATTTTCTCCACCGCGATTTCCAGAGCCGCAATATCCACTTTATAAACGACGAATGGGCGGTGATAGACTTTCAGGGAGCGAGGCCGGGGCCGCCGGGTTACGACGTTTCGGCGCTCCTCCTCGACCCCTACGCAAACCTCCCGAAGAGAGTCAGAGAAAAGCTGTTCTCTCGCTACCTCGGACTTCTCGGCGAGGTTGAAAACGTGGACGTTGAAGCGGTAAGGGAGTCTCTTTTCCCCCTCGGCGTTTTTCGCCTGATGCAGGCTCTTGGGGCTTTCGGGAAACTGGGGGGCAGGGAAGGCAAGAGAGGATTTCTCGAATACGCCTCCCCGGCGCTCGGTATACTTACCGGGGAGTTCGACGAGAGAGGCGGACGCGAATTTCCCGCCCTCGCAGGTTTCGTCGCCGAAGCCAAAAGACGCTGGGAGGCGCGAAGCGCCAAGGCTGTTGACAAAGTTATCGATTACGCGACCGAGTGATTCCGCGTAAAAAAAGAACAGTAAAGGTTCCACCTTGTCAACAGACTTAAGATTGCGACAAACACAGCATTTTCTTCGAGAACAAGGAAGGCGAGAAAAAAGACCGGAGGAATACCGGGAGGTATTTCGAGGACGTTTTTCGAGCCTGACGAAGTCAATCGGAGAAAAGACGAAGTTTGTCGGCAATCTGCGGCGCGAAGCGCTTGACACCCGGCCTTAAGATGGTCTACCTATCCTTTTTTACTTTCAACAGCCTCGCAACCTGATTAAGAGGAAATTAATATGTGCGAATCCAACGCTTACTTCAAAAAAGGCAACGACGAAGAGCTCATCATGGGCGAGGTCTGCCGCATCGATCCCATATCCGGCGGCTTCAAGCTTGTCGGCCTTCTGGGCGACGAGATGACGATAAAGGCGCGCCTCGAAGAGATAAATCTCATGAAGCACAAGATCATCTTCGTACAGGATGCCTGAAAAACTTCCCCATCCTCTGGTCGCGGTAGCCGATCTCTCCCTCTTCGGGGGCGAGACGGCGGGACTGGTGGAGGCGGCGGTGCGCGGAGGAGTACGCTGGGCGCTGCTGCGGGCTAAGGATATTCCTCGCGAAGAGCTTTTGAAGTGCGCAAGCACCCTTCGGGAAAGGTGCCCCGGCCTCTTTATCTCCATTCACGGCGACGCCGAAGTCCGCTCCTCGCTTGAGCTTCCCGGCCTTCACCTCCCTTCGGGGAGAATGAGGAGCTTTCGGGCGTGCGAGGGCGGGAAGATTCTCCTCGGCGTCTCCTGTCACAGCCTTGAGGAGGCCTTGGGCGCGGTGGAGGATGGCGCGGACTACGGGTTTTTGAGCCCTCTCTTCGAGCCTTCCTCAAAGAGGGGCTTTCTCGAACCGCTCGGCGTCGAAGGATTCAGGGAGATAGTGGTGCGCTCCTCTCTTCCTCTATACGCCCTCGGCGGAATCACCGCGGACAACATGGAGGAAGCGTTTTTCGCGGGAGCTGCCGGAGTGGCTGTCTGCGGGGCGCTCTTTAACTCCGCAAACGTTGAGGAAGCGGCGAAAAAACTGGTCGGCTCAGCCGAAAAGGTCTTCATATGAAAAAAGTTTTGACGATAGCGGGTTCCGATTCGGGCGGCGGCGCGGGGATACAGGCGGACCTTCGGGTATTCGCCCTCCTCGGATGCCA
Encoded here:
- a CDS encoding LD-carboxypeptidase, yielding MKVKYPPPLKRGDKVALAAPAGPVDKARFDWAVEALSERGLVVSASEEMLSKDRYLAGNDGRRLGELQTALSDPEIKAVFLARGGYGTQRIIPSLDLPADAIPKPVAGFSDNTALLGALSEIYGWAVVHGPHPRKGGEEELDELLGCLGFFGEPRLPVFTGLKALNGGADVEGPLCGGCLSLISTSVSTPYAIRAGGKIVFIEEVCEAVYRIDRMLHHLLHSGFFEGAKGVVFGTPETFIPEGGSIEDLYSLLGEFAGKAGIPVLTGLPCGHVGTNRPLPFGPRAHLSPARGELAFLEPAVR
- the nagZ gene encoding beta-N-acetylhexosaminidase, producing the protein MAGFRAGRLLCLGFEGTSLPEGLVKFAREQGLGGVILFRKNCPDAKAVAALTAEVRERLIDPEDGWIPLVAVDQEGGRVERIKEGVPRVPPAKELSRLGDREIEAIAFAQSKALKSLGIDLNLSPVCDILHPGESGAIGDRSFGENPRKTASAAAAFYRGMRRGGVAGCAKHFPGHGASPVDTHLGPGTVNLPLETLDEDMEPFRALIYREIEAVMACHLAYPKADPLPATLSPFWLKGTLRDGLGFRGAVISDDFEMGGLRKLGPLERLAPESVNAGCDLLIFGGMLGEKTDPETIAKALSENVSPARFGEAVERIWKIRPSPIL
- a CDS encoding CooT family nickel-binding protein, encoding MCESNAYFKKGNDEELIMGEVCRIDPISGGFKLVGLLGDEMTIKARLEEINLMKHKIIFVQDA
- a CDS encoding thiamine phosphate synthase, which translates into the protein MPEKLPHPLVAVADLSLFGGETAGLVEAAVRGGVRWALLRAKDIPREELLKCASTLRERCPGLFISIHGDAEVRSSLELPGLHLPSGRMRSFRACEGGKILLGVSCHSLEEALGAVEDGADYGFLSPLFEPSSKRGFLEPLGVEGFREIVVRSSLPLYALGGITADNMEEAFFAGAAGVAVCGALFNSANVEEAAKKLVGSAEKVFI